The Candidatus Eisenbacteria bacterium DNA segment TCTCGCTTCGCTGTGTTCCTAAATGCATTCTGATCACCAAAGAAGACTATCGGTTCAAAGTGCTGTCTTCCCTGATACTCAAATGCTAGTTTCTTTGACGGTACGAAAACGTCGAGATGCTGAGGACGTAACCATTCTGGCATGGCGTGTTGCTTCGCGTCTGGGAAAACATTCAGCACAAGCTGATAAAGCTGCGTCTCCGAGACCCAGCCCTCCCCTATACGTGGGAGACCATGCCTTTCTCGCAGAATATTTTCGGCCTCTCTCAGGATTTCTTCGACGAGTTCCAAGAACGGATTTCCAACTTCTTCCCCCGCGTCTCTGTCCCTTATCAGGTTTATTTCGTAGAAATCCTGATCACCTATTCTGTGAGTTCGCCCCGTGTACTCAATCCCGCGAGTGCCACAGCTAGTCTTAGAAACATCTGCCAGCGAGCACAGTGTCATGAAGTCAGGCTCTCTTAATAACTTGTCCCCATAATGCCTCCATAAATCATGGCGGTATATGTCGATTCCGTTCACATGAAGCCCTTTATCCAAGATCTCAGTACGGTAGCTGGCGGGCGAATAAGTTGTCCACACGCACATGTACTCAGGGTCTCTGTGGTACTCAATAACTCTGCAATGCCGAACTTGGTCTGGATATGTGTCAAACAACCTACCTTCTGGGCACGAGTCAAACTGAGCGCTAAAGGAATACATGGACACAGGGGTGGAATCTCTTTTGAACTCACCTTTCCACAGATAAACTCCCATGTGCCAGTCCTGTTTTCTCTTATCGATGAGCTGTTCAATCGTAGGAGCGCATTCAAGCACCACCTCGAGTGGTGATTTGCGCCCCATTTTGCCCAGTCGCTCTAGTGCTTCATCTATGTAAGTCACATATTCGGCGAGATGGGATCTGATTAGCTCGTCGCGTGATGACTCAGTTCTGAAGTACAACAGATCTCTACCCACCAGCGGAATCTTCCCAAGGCGTTTCAAGTAGATCAGCTCACCGGTGAGTTCACCGCAATATCTGTTCCCGAGCAAAGAGTAGTACATACTTGTGGCCCCGGTGTAGTCTCCTTCCGCAATGAGTTCTCTAATCCGTCTGTAACCACCGACTGGTTCCTGAATCTTCCTCCTAGCTTTGTCCAAAGTGCCTGCCCTGTCGTCATAGTATTCTATGAGTCCCTCTTGCATGAGCTTGTCTCGTACCTTCATCCAATCATTCTGGTAGGGGGCAATATACTCTTTGTCGAGATACTCAGCCAGTTCCACCCGCGATCTTCCTGTCTCCTGAATAATGTTCTCTATTACAGTCTCAACTTGCTTCATGATTGATTTCGAAACATAGGCATAACGGCTATCTGAGCGGCAGAATGCGCATATCGTGTCAACTGGTACGCCCTGTATCGTTGGGCGACGATGCAGTTTTGATACAAGACGATACAGACTCGTCATTAGGTCAAGCTGGTCATCCGTAAGAGTCACAACATGCCAGGCGTCCGCACCTTCTCCAAGAACTTGATGCGTGTAGGCGAGTCCAGCGAGTTCAACAGCTTGCGGGTAGTATTTGCTCTTCTCGGAGTATCTGAAGAAGATTCGATAGGTTTCGGCCATGATTTGGGACCTGACGTTGGTCATAACTGGCACTGCTAGATGGGGGGCCGCACCATCAACGTCTGCTGGGTTAAGGTGCAGGTCGTGCTGCCGATACTCTCCCTGGCCGTAGTACAAGTCTCATGCAACAAGGCAATCCAATCATGCGGGTAACGAAAGAGCCTCTCACTGCTCCCTATTTCCTCGTCTAGTGCAGGAGCACCATCTTTCGGGTCTCGTGAAACTCCGTCGTGTTAAGTATGTAGATGTACACTCCTGGCGCAACTTTCCTGCCTTCAAAGTTCCTTCCGTTCCACATTGCAGAGTGTTCACCAGCGTCTTGCTCACCGTTAGCGGGCGCACAAATAAAGCGGCCTGCCACGTCATAGATACGAAGCGAAACAGATGTCCTGTGTCCAAGTTCATAGCCAATCGTCGTGGCCGGAGCGAATGGATTTGGGGAATTCTGATGAAGAGCGAAATGATACGACCGGGGCGCTTCTGGTTTAGGCGGGTCCGTCTGAGTCGGGATTTCGCACTGGGTCGGCACGACCTGAAGCCCGGAGGAGTAGTCTGCGACATAGGCGTACTCTCCTGAAATCGCGACACCGAGGGCCCAACCAGGCGTGTCCACGCTGCCAACTATTATCGGGGATGATGGATTTGATATATAGATCACCTGAGGCCCGTAGTCCCTATCTGCGACGTATGCGTAGCTCCCTGAAAGGGCAACACCATCGGCAGCGAAGGGCGTAGCTACGATGCCAACTACGTTCGGGGATAATGGATTTGAGATATCGACCACATGAAGCCCGGAGAATCCGGATGCGACATATGCGTAGTTTCCTGAGACGGCAACATCCCACGCACCGTTAGACCCAGTGTATGCACTACCAACTATGGTC contains these protein-coding regions:
- a CDS encoding FlgD immunoglobulin-like domain containing protein codes for the protein GSASGVAVSANYAYVGDRGYGFHVIDISNPASPTIVGSVHTPASDGWNVALSGNYAYVADGGPGLRVVDISNPASPTIVGSAYTGSNGAWDVAVSGNYAYVASGFSGLHVVDISNPLSPNVVGIVATPFAADGVALSGSYAYVADRDYGPQVIYISNPSSPIIVGSVDTPGWALGVAISGEYAYVADYSSGLQVVPTQCEIPTQTDPPKPEAPRSYHFALHQNSPNPFAPATTIGYELGHRTSVSLRIYDVAGRFICAPANGEQDAGEHSAMWNGRNFEGRKVAPGVYIYILNTTEFHETRKMVLLH